A window of the Cystobacter fuscus genome harbors these coding sequences:
- a CDS encoding vWA domain-containing protein, giving the protein MRHSIPLSALLALTLWSGGCSTPVDEPGSTLPGTCQANAPLLSAQKTDLLFVIDNSASMAEEQAAIATELPAFLEELRRDNGLEQDFRVGVITTSVYLNADINGHVQFSLYNDQAGRLQPVPDAQGRPTAERYLEGSDPELLEKFRRLVKQGTQGSGQETPFEAVRLAVTPPLSTAVVGAGGNGGFLRDGARLVVVVVSDEEDCSSTQRPAPVALTTDTSRDLCSEQAHLLTPVREYYQLFRGLVDGTGATREVLWATIGPVGLTDKRAELVVDTTSQGTFVRNADCPTSYGPGYRQREMASLFDSGLRNLDSVCRASFRDTLVSIASVARTSQSIEVMNLPDPRLVQVRVTREDGSIQTCSVVGGDVSYVPSAQGRAARLYFQSSCPRQLTDQKIEVKLLCAN; this is encoded by the coding sequence ATGCGTCATTCCATCCCCCTGAGCGCACTGCTGGCCCTCACCCTGTGGAGCGGGGGCTGCTCCACTCCGGTGGACGAACCTGGCTCCACCCTGCCTGGCACCTGCCAGGCCAATGCTCCGCTCCTGTCGGCGCAGAAGACGGATCTGCTCTTCGTCATCGACAATTCCGCTTCGATGGCGGAGGAGCAGGCGGCGATCGCCACCGAGTTGCCCGCCTTCCTGGAAGAGCTCCGGCGGGACAACGGGTTGGAACAGGACTTCCGCGTGGGGGTCATCACCACGTCGGTCTACCTGAACGCGGACATCAATGGCCACGTCCAGTTCTCCCTCTATAACGACCAGGCCGGACGGCTGCAGCCGGTGCCGGATGCCCAGGGCCGGCCCACCGCCGAGCGCTACCTCGAGGGGTCGGATCCAGAGCTGCTCGAGAAGTTCCGCCGCCTGGTCAAGCAGGGCACCCAGGGCAGCGGCCAGGAGACGCCCTTCGAGGCCGTCCGCCTGGCGGTCACCCCCCCGCTGTCCACGGCGGTCGTGGGGGCGGGCGGCAACGGGGGCTTCCTGCGCGATGGCGCCCGGCTGGTCGTGGTGGTGGTCTCGGACGAGGAAGATTGCAGTTCCACGCAGCGGCCCGCTCCGGTGGCCCTGACGACGGACACCTCGAGGGACTTGTGCAGCGAGCAGGCCCACCTGCTCACGCCCGTCCGGGAGTACTACCAGCTCTTCCGGGGGCTGGTGGATGGCACGGGGGCGACGCGCGAGGTTCTCTGGGCGACGATCGGCCCCGTGGGGCTGACGGACAAGCGGGCCGAGCTGGTGGTGGACACGACCTCCCAGGGCACGTTCGTGCGCAACGCCGACTGCCCGACCTCCTACGGGCCCGGCTACCGCCAGCGGGAGATGGCGTCCCTGTTCGACTCGGGGCTGCGCAACCTGGACTCCGTCTGCCGGGCGAGCTTCCGTGACACGTTGGTGTCCATCGCCTCCGTGGCCCGCACGTCCCAGAGCATCGAGGTGATGAACCTGCCCGATCCCCGGCTCGTCCAGGTGCGCGTGACGCGCGAGGACGGCTCGATCCAGACTTGCAGTGTGGTCGGGGGAGACGTGTCGTATGTGCCGTCCGCGCAAGGCCGCGCCGCGCGCCTGTACTTCCAGTCCTCGTGCCCGCGCCAGCTGACGGATCAGAAGATCGAGGTGAAGCTGCTGTGCGCCAACTGA
- the lon gene encoding endopeptidase La has translation MSDEKKKGPSSAAAMPAAMAPPGMINKEDIPQVLPILPLRNSVFFPGGVLPLAVGRQKTIALIKDAVRDDQVIGVVTQRRAEEEDPGASDLYTMGTVARIVKLLKMGEDNYSLVVQGLARFRVLDLVQEAPYLKARVDAVEDRTASENVEVEALGINLKKLAREVIELMPELPAAATELVESITHPGHLADLIAANVDVPIEEKQAVLETVDLKARMNLVLELLNRKREILKLSNKIDSAVKGEMSKTQREYYLRQQLKAIKEELGEMGEEEEELDELQERLKKAGLPPDVEKVANKELNRLKTIPAASSEYTVARTYLDWIADLPWAKMSEDNLDIENARQTLDKDHFGIKKVKKRILEYLAVRKLKNDMRGPILCLVGPPGVGKTSLGQSIAKAVGRKFVRLSLGGVRDEAEIRGHRRTYVGALPGRFIQSMKKAGMKNPVMMLDEIDKLGADFRGDPSAALLEVLDPEQNSTFSDHYLDVAFDLSKVMFIATANQLDPIPGPLRDRMEIIELTGYTFEEKQSIARIHLVPKQLKEHGLTPDHITITDEALLILTTAYTREAGVRNLERRIADICRAVAVEVAGGKTEKQNVDGNRVKEILGPEMFYSEVAERTEVPGVSTGLAWTAAGGDLLFIEATKMAGKGGMTLTGQLGDVMKESATAALSYLRSKAESLGINPNFLEKTDLHLHFPAGSIPKDGPSAGVTILTALTSLLTGIRVRGDTAMTGEATLRGLVLPVGGIKEKVLAAHRAGIKRVILPERCRKDLQDVPEQARNEIEFIFATRMDEVLEAALEKSPFKEGADKSLPPQPETTPEVRA, from the coding sequence ATGTCCGACGAAAAGAAGAAGGGCCCCTCCTCCGCCGCGGCCATGCCGGCCGCCATGGCGCCTCCGGGGATGATCAACAAGGAGGACATCCCCCAGGTCCTCCCCATCCTCCCCCTGCGCAACTCCGTGTTCTTCCCCGGCGGCGTGCTGCCCCTCGCCGTGGGCCGCCAGAAGACGATCGCCCTCATCAAGGACGCCGTGCGCGATGACCAGGTCATCGGCGTCGTCACCCAGCGCCGCGCCGAGGAGGAGGATCCCGGCGCGTCCGACCTCTACACCATGGGCACCGTGGCCCGCATCGTGAAGCTGCTCAAGATGGGCGAGGACAACTACTCGCTCGTCGTGCAGGGCCTGGCGCGCTTCCGCGTGCTGGACCTCGTGCAGGAGGCCCCCTACCTCAAGGCGCGCGTGGACGCCGTCGAGGATCGCACGGCCTCGGAGAACGTCGAGGTCGAGGCGCTCGGCATCAACCTGAAGAAGCTGGCGCGCGAGGTCATCGAGCTGATGCCCGAGCTGCCCGCGGCCGCCACCGAGCTGGTGGAGTCCATCACCCACCCGGGCCACCTGGCCGACCTCATCGCCGCCAACGTGGACGTGCCCATCGAGGAGAAGCAGGCCGTCCTCGAGACGGTGGACCTCAAGGCGCGCATGAACCTCGTGCTCGAGCTGCTCAACCGCAAGCGCGAGATCCTCAAGCTCTCCAACAAGATCGACTCCGCCGTGAAGGGCGAGATGTCGAAGACCCAGCGCGAGTACTACCTGCGCCAGCAGCTCAAGGCGATCAAGGAAGAGCTCGGCGAGATGGGCGAGGAGGAGGAGGAGCTCGACGAACTCCAGGAGCGCCTGAAGAAGGCGGGCCTGCCTCCGGACGTGGAGAAGGTGGCCAACAAGGAGCTCAACCGCCTGAAGACGATCCCGGCGGCCTCCAGCGAGTACACCGTCGCGCGCACCTACCTGGATTGGATCGCCGATCTGCCCTGGGCGAAGATGAGCGAGGACAACCTCGACATCGAGAACGCGCGCCAGACGCTGGACAAGGATCACTTCGGCATCAAGAAGGTCAAGAAGCGCATCCTCGAGTACCTGGCCGTGCGCAAGCTGAAGAACGACATGCGCGGCCCCATCCTGTGCCTCGTGGGTCCCCCGGGCGTCGGCAAGACGTCGCTCGGCCAGAGCATCGCCAAGGCGGTGGGCCGCAAGTTCGTGCGCCTGTCGCTCGGTGGCGTGCGTGACGAGGCGGAGATCCGTGGCCACCGGCGCACCTACGTCGGCGCGCTGCCGGGCCGCTTCATCCAGAGCATGAAGAAGGCCGGGATGAAGAACCCGGTGATGATGCTGGACGAAATCGACAAGCTCGGCGCGGACTTCCGCGGCGACCCGAGCGCGGCGCTGCTCGAGGTGCTCGACCCGGAGCAGAACAGCACGTTCAGCGACCACTACCTGGACGTGGCGTTCGATCTGTCCAAGGTGATGTTCATCGCCACGGCCAACCAGCTCGACCCCATCCCCGGGCCGCTCCGTGACCGCATGGAGATCATCGAGCTGACGGGCTACACCTTCGAGGAGAAGCAGAGCATCGCGCGCATCCACCTGGTGCCCAAGCAGCTCAAGGAGCACGGTCTGACGCCGGACCACATCACCATCACCGACGAGGCGCTGCTGATCCTCACCACGGCGTACACGCGTGAGGCCGGTGTGCGTAACCTCGAGCGGCGCATCGCCGACATCTGCCGCGCGGTGGCCGTGGAGGTCGCGGGCGGCAAGACGGAGAAGCAGAACGTGGATGGCAACCGGGTGAAGGAGATCCTGGGGCCAGAGATGTTCTACTCGGAAGTGGCCGAGCGCACCGAGGTGCCGGGCGTGTCCACGGGTCTGGCCTGGACGGCGGCCGGTGGAGATCTGCTCTTCATCGAGGCGACGAAGATGGCGGGCAAGGGCGGCATGACGCTCACCGGCCAGCTCGGCGACGTGATGAAGGAGAGCGCCACGGCGGCGCTGAGCTACCTGCGCAGCAAGGCGGAGTCGCTCGGCATCAACCCGAACTTCCTCGAGAAGACGGACCTGCACCTGCACTTCCCGGCGGGCTCCATCCCCAAGGACGGCCCCTCCGCGGGCGTCACCATCCTCACCGCGCTCACCAGCCTGCTCACGGGCATCCGGGTGCGCGGCGACACGGCGATGACGGGCGAGGCCACGCTGCGTGGCCTGGTGCTGCCGGTGGGTGGCATCAAGGAGAAGGTGCTCGCGGCGCACCGCGCGGGCATCAAGCGCGTCATCCTCCCGGAGCGCTGCCGCAAGGACCTGCAGGACGTGCCGGAGCAGGCCCGCAACGAGATCGAGTTCATCTTCGCCACGCGGATGGACGAGGTGCTCGAGGCGGCCCTGGAGAAGTCTCCGTTCAAGGAGGGCGCGGACAAGAGCCTGCCTCCGCAGCCGGAGACGACTCCTGAAGTCCGTGCCTGA
- a CDS encoding N-acetylmuramoyl-L-alanine amidase family protein yields the protein MLKPFLGLLLIATSLSAHGAESTPATSSPTPPHPSAPPATPWPSASAPLTVAKVEFPRGFGRPRIYLDAGHGAPGNEGNSSVTCEAEETYTLRVARELARRLEATGHFQVKLSRREPGQRPAYPQRLQEAERWGAALFLSLHSDARGEASEWLATPERWCSRNDAAPGYSVLYADDSGTPLVSRRLALARALARRMGEAGFLPYGGEDYVGLYSADGEQPGTFVSRHVPGRRIFVLRKPSMPSVIIETHHAWDWHAGARNARWRPSPRRWPRGWWTRWPRSDVSGSAQGVDFSVSRYSGPGYEA from the coding sequence ATGCTGAAACCCTTCCTGGGGCTCCTGCTGATCGCCACGAGCCTGTCCGCCCACGGCGCGGAGTCGACACCGGCCACGTCCTCCCCCACCCCGCCCCATCCAAGTGCTCCCCCCGCGACTCCATGGCCCTCGGCGAGCGCGCCGCTCACGGTGGCGAAGGTGGAGTTCCCCCGAGGCTTCGGACGCCCGCGCATCTACCTGGACGCGGGACATGGCGCGCCCGGCAACGAGGGCAACTCCTCCGTCACCTGCGAGGCGGAGGAGACCTATACGCTGCGGGTGGCGCGGGAGCTGGCGCGGCGGCTGGAGGCAACGGGCCACTTCCAGGTGAAGCTGAGCCGCCGCGAACCGGGCCAGCGGCCCGCATATCCCCAGCGCCTCCAGGAGGCGGAACGGTGGGGGGCGGCGCTCTTCCTGAGCCTGCACTCGGACGCGCGGGGCGAGGCGAGCGAGTGGCTGGCGACGCCGGAACGATGGTGCTCGCGCAACGACGCGGCTCCCGGCTACAGCGTGCTCTACGCGGATGACAGCGGCACGCCGTTGGTGTCACGAAGGCTGGCACTGGCACGAGCGCTGGCGAGGCGCATGGGCGAGGCGGGCTTCCTGCCCTACGGAGGCGAGGACTACGTGGGTCTGTACTCCGCGGATGGCGAGCAACCGGGGACCTTCGTGAGCCGGCATGTTCCAGGGCGGCGCATCTTCGTGCTGCGCAAGCCGAGCATGCCCTCGGTCATCATCGAAACGCACCATGCCTGGGACTGGCACGCTGGCGCGAGGAACGCACGCTGGAGGCCTTCGCCGCGGCGGTGGCCCAGGGGCTGGTGGACGCGCTGGCCGCGAAGTGATGTGTCAGGTAGCGCCCAAGGTGTTGATTTCAGCGTTTCCAGGTACTCGGGCCCGGGATACGAGGCATGA
- a CDS encoding head protein codes for MTIEELSLEVEGLLGRLREDNPSPEEKGLLLVAIDAIRFISSTGHSYDFEDYRKSLSAHEPPPVVAVFKTREEADAWLNAHPKPPHLTYVLIADAYYMVVYLRDPDRRSLGPHPALAYHLQEMLEAGLPPAVATFKTRAEADAWFSQQADPPAQSVIQIGNEPYLAVHHRNVHHRAIYPFSLARR; via the coding sequence ATGACGATTGAAGAGCTTTCTCTTGAAGTGGAGGGACTGCTCGGACGGCTCCGCGAGGACAACCCTTCGCCGGAAGAAAAGGGGCTGCTCCTCGTTGCCATCGACGCCATCCGATTCATTTCATCCACGGGTCATTCCTATGACTTCGAGGACTACCGCAAGAGCCTCTCCGCGCATGAGCCTCCTCCCGTCGTCGCCGTCTTCAAGACCCGCGAGGAAGCGGACGCATGGCTGAATGCGCATCCCAAGCCGCCTCATCTGACCTACGTGCTCATCGCGGATGCGTATTACATGGTCGTGTATCTGCGCGACCCCGACCGTCGCTCGCTCGGCCCGCACCCCGCCCTCGCCTACCATCTTCAGGAGATGCTGGAGGCGGGTCTCCCGCCAGCGGTCGCCACGTTCAAGACGCGAGCGGAGGCAGACGCGTGGTTCAGCCAGCAAGCCGATCCGCCCGCGCAGAGTGTCATCCAGATTGGAAACGAGCCCTACCTCGCGGTGCATCACCGCAACGTCCATCATCGCGCAATCTACCCCTTCTCCCTTGCGCGGCGATGA
- a CDS encoding FHA domain-containing protein → MDEVIFLEVLEGDDVVASRHRLERFPATVGRGYTNDVILDDPKVSASHLRIERTEEGVLVLRDVGSHNGTFRVAPWARLAELVLTDDARVAVGDTILRFRGRSHVVEDTRISAAPVAPRNHLFERPFAFPVMLAATVVVALLDEYLTNFQKTNWGALALAVVLPVSAAFVWSGMWSLASKVTRRHFHFGAHGTIGSLGLLGVIAVPLVLHLVVYSLALGAWTRWLFLAGTLGWVGFVLFHHLRYVTRAEPRRLGFMLGGVLVCLGALTQADSLLDEEEFSSALPVERTLLPPAFRVVPARSMDSFFEDTRELQTEVDALVKEKP, encoded by the coding sequence GTGGACGAAGTGATCTTCCTGGAGGTGTTGGAGGGGGATGACGTGGTGGCCTCGCGGCACCGGCTGGAGCGCTTTCCGGCGACGGTGGGACGGGGCTACACCAACGACGTCATCCTGGACGATCCGAAGGTGTCGGCCTCGCACCTGCGCATCGAGCGCACGGAGGAGGGGGTGCTGGTGCTGCGGGACGTGGGCAGCCACAACGGCACGTTCCGGGTGGCGCCCTGGGCGCGGCTGGCGGAGCTGGTGCTCACGGATGATGCGCGCGTGGCGGTGGGGGACACGATCCTGCGCTTCCGTGGCCGGAGCCACGTCGTGGAGGACACGCGCATCTCGGCGGCACCGGTGGCGCCTCGGAATCACCTCTTCGAGCGGCCCTTCGCCTTCCCGGTGATGCTGGCGGCGACGGTGGTGGTCGCCCTGCTCGACGAGTACCTGACGAACTTCCAGAAGACGAACTGGGGCGCGCTCGCGCTGGCGGTGGTGCTGCCGGTGTCCGCCGCCTTCGTCTGGTCGGGGATGTGGTCGTTGGCGAGCAAGGTGACGCGGCGGCACTTCCACTTCGGGGCCCATGGCACCATTGGAAGCCTGGGGCTGCTCGGGGTGATCGCCGTTCCCCTGGTGCTGCACCTGGTGGTGTACAGCCTGGCGCTGGGCGCGTGGACGCGGTGGCTGTTCCTGGCGGGCACGCTGGGGTGGGTGGGCTTCGTGCTCTTCCACCACCTGCGCTACGTGACGCGAGCGGAGCCCCGGAGGCTCGGCTTCATGCTCGGGGGTGTGCTCGTGTGCCTCGGGGCGCTGACGCAGGCGGACTCGCTCCTGGACGAGGAGGAGTTCTCGTCCGCCCTGCCGGTGGAGCGCACGTTGTTGCCACCCGCGTTCCGGGTGGTGCCCGCCCGGAGCATGGACTCCTTTTTCGAGGACACGCGCGAGTTGCAGACGGAGGTGGACGCGCTCGTGAAGGAGAAGCCCTGA
- a CDS encoding S1 family peptidase, translating to MLTFLLLATLAQAPALPGKEKAPPEDIEVPDEAPPAVVPPLPVATLPPATHELFERIKRRVAQVRIIERRSGTKSSIGSAFFVDAQGRAVTNYHVISSIVHQPEDYTVELVREGQGDQAVPVRVVDVDVVHDLAVIQQDVPVKDWFELAATEPPQGTRLYAMGNPHDLGTTIVEGTYNGLVQDALYDKVHFSGAINPGMSGGPTVTSEGRVVGVNVATLGNQLGFLVPVVHARTLVERARGQGGEDPAALLAVVGAQLLDNQQRITERLLAEPLTSQGLGDYRVPGRWRPFLKCWGDTPLEPENPYTVTRYQCSSEEDIFLSGEHRTGVVAYDHAFVSSDELGPLRFAALYSATFGDDAGGVDATKADVTNFRCKTEFVQVGGMEVRAALCLRAYKKFPGLYDLALRAATNNASTSGVQTSLDLAGFSADNARALARRYLEALAWTK from the coding sequence ATGTTGACCTTCCTTCTGCTCGCCACGCTGGCCCAGGCCCCGGCGCTTCCCGGGAAAGAGAAAGCGCCCCCGGAAGACATCGAGGTTCCGGACGAAGCGCCCCCGGCCGTGGTGCCTCCCCTGCCGGTGGCCACGCTGCCCCCGGCCACTCACGAACTCTTCGAGCGCATCAAGCGCCGCGTGGCCCAGGTGCGCATCATCGAGCGGCGCAGCGGCACCAAGTCGTCCATCGGCTCGGCGTTCTTCGTGGACGCCCAGGGCCGCGCCGTCACCAACTACCACGTCATCTCCAGCATCGTGCACCAGCCGGAGGACTACACCGTCGAGCTGGTGCGCGAGGGCCAGGGCGATCAGGCGGTGCCGGTGCGGGTGGTGGACGTGGACGTGGTGCACGACCTGGCCGTCATCCAGCAGGACGTGCCGGTGAAGGACTGGTTCGAGCTGGCGGCGACGGAGCCGCCCCAGGGCACGCGGCTGTACGCCATGGGCAATCCGCACGATCTGGGCACCACCATCGTCGAGGGCACCTACAACGGCCTGGTGCAGGACGCGCTCTACGACAAGGTGCACTTCAGTGGCGCCATCAACCCGGGCATGAGCGGCGGTCCCACGGTGACGAGCGAGGGCCGGGTGGTGGGGGTCAACGTGGCCACCCTGGGCAACCAGCTCGGCTTCCTGGTGCCGGTGGTGCACGCCCGCACGCTGGTGGAGCGGGCTCGAGGGCAGGGAGGAGAAGATCCGGCGGCGCTGCTCGCCGTGGTGGGCGCGCAGTTGCTGGACAACCAGCAGCGCATCACCGAGCGCCTGCTGGCCGAGCCCCTGACGTCGCAAGGACTCGGGGACTACCGGGTGCCGGGCCGCTGGCGGCCCTTCCTCAAGTGCTGGGGCGACACGCCGCTCGAGCCGGAGAATCCGTACACCGTCACCCGCTACCAGTGCTCCTCCGAGGAGGACATCTTCCTGAGCGGAGAGCACCGCACGGGGGTGGTGGCCTATGATCATGCCTTCGTGTCGAGCGACGAGCTGGGGCCGCTGCGCTTCGCGGCGCTCTACTCGGCCACCTTCGGCGACGACGCGGGGGGCGTGGACGCCACGAAGGCGGACGTGACGAACTTCCGCTGCAAGACGGAGTTCGTGCAGGTGGGGGGCATGGAGGTGCGCGCGGCGCTGTGCCTGCGCGCCTACAAGAAGTTCCCTGGCCTGTACGATCTGGCGCTCCGGGCGGCGACGAACAACGCGAGCACCTCGGGGGTGCAGACGAGCCTGGATCTGGCGGGATTCTCCGCGGACAACGCCCGCGCGCTGGCGCGCCGCTACCTGGAGGCACTCGCGTGGACGAAGTGA
- a CDS encoding helicase HerA-like domain-containing protein — protein MTSDPRLKAFLTDGEEVFSGIQQGQHLWKQDPFDVESVNATARRAFQRLLNRAVASPPPDTGKILLLRGESGSGKTHLVRAFRNLVHGHTQGYVGYLPMTVDTPHYGRHVLRCVMDSLDRPYDERVDETSGLMKLSDALMGTSKSVFAPLIAADRILEDEELHEMVSTVAYELQREDPRFRAVSVDLLRALIFLQNRDVRLHHAVLQWMRCRELSPADARVLGNLVSHADEEGPQWMLEQVGHLLGVLGQAFVLCVDQVEDIADFALRPGMEPPFRRAMNFLVHLAGNVPTAIIVVCCLSDFWVSAREGLMRPMLDRIEHDPEPVQLDHLVTAQTARDIAALRLKVLYERRGATFNPGDPTWPFPPAGFESLSGWRPRDVLDLLRRYRDRAILEGRLPERFPLEDAGAKTEGGEKTEGHPPQPTPVAELEQAWIDFRATFQAQVPTEDEDLSILLAWSLKTANDELDSAARVTVRTRDGASLELTSGPEGQRLLVALCNKSSRGGHLGRQMAEAIQSAKGQVPVLVRTTEFPSSTGTVVADQLLRLQKKGGRRVVLGDGDLRDLLALRAFLQKPHDASTLQAWRQTERPLTRLKLLGDILGIDPNSSPRQGQPSSGSGPASGPRPSEDATTPAPKSKDAPSKTSTPEPRMPTGPLRLGSQEGLFESIITLDPQALTRHSAFLGSTGSGKTTVALNIAEQLLARGIPVILVDRKGDLAGYAREEAWREPLADPALEERRRQLRERLDVALYTPGRSDGRPLAIPVVPRGLDTLPPEEREQAVQQAADAIAGMLEYKSSPRDKAARALLGQALQLLVRRPLGGRDVTLEMLQQFVHSADPELVREAEGLDPKSFTKLTQDLTMLRLNSRVLLSASGERLDLEALLGRSGSGGTGRTRLSVISTKFLGGTPSVLFWVSQFLLETLRWASQHPSSQLQAVLLFDEADLYLPAQSQPATKQPMESLLKRARSAGVGVMLATQSPGDLDYKCRENVGTWLVGRVKEDTALKKLKPMFSNGRGADGTQKLAAQEQGQFHLQAEGATRQLKADRNLILTRQLSEEEILQLARLTLERVAGSRST, from the coding sequence ATGACCTCCGATCCCCGACTCAAGGCCTTCCTCACCGACGGCGAAGAGGTGTTCAGCGGCATCCAGCAGGGCCAGCACCTGTGGAAGCAGGATCCCTTCGACGTGGAGTCCGTCAACGCCACCGCGCGACGTGCCTTCCAGCGCCTGTTGAATCGCGCGGTGGCCTCGCCCCCGCCCGACACGGGGAAGATCCTCTTGTTGCGAGGCGAATCCGGCAGCGGCAAGACGCACCTGGTCCGCGCGTTCCGCAACCTCGTGCACGGGCACACCCAGGGCTATGTGGGCTACCTGCCGATGACGGTCGACACGCCCCACTACGGGCGTCATGTCCTGCGCTGCGTGATGGACTCGCTCGACCGCCCCTATGACGAGCGCGTGGATGAGACCTCGGGGCTGATGAAGCTGTCGGACGCGCTGATGGGCACCAGCAAGAGCGTCTTCGCCCCGCTCATCGCCGCCGATCGCATCCTCGAGGACGAGGAACTGCACGAGATGGTGTCCACGGTCGCCTACGAGCTGCAGCGGGAGGATCCCCGCTTCCGCGCGGTGTCCGTGGATCTGCTGCGTGCGCTGATCTTCCTCCAGAACCGGGACGTGCGCCTGCACCACGCGGTGCTCCAGTGGATGCGTTGCCGGGAACTGTCCCCGGCGGATGCCCGGGTGCTCGGCAACCTCGTCTCCCATGCCGACGAGGAGGGTCCGCAGTGGATGCTGGAGCAGGTGGGCCACCTGCTGGGAGTGCTGGGCCAGGCGTTCGTGCTGTGCGTGGACCAGGTGGAGGACATCGCCGACTTCGCCTTGCGGCCGGGCATGGAGCCCCCCTTCCGCCGGGCGATGAACTTCCTCGTGCACCTGGCGGGCAACGTGCCCACGGCGATCATCGTGGTCTGCTGCCTGTCCGACTTCTGGGTCAGTGCGCGCGAGGGGCTCATGCGCCCCATGCTCGATCGCATCGAGCACGATCCCGAGCCCGTGCAGCTCGATCACCTGGTGACGGCCCAGACGGCACGGGACATCGCGGCGCTGCGCTTGAAGGTCCTCTACGAGCGGCGGGGCGCCACGTTCAATCCGGGCGATCCCACCTGGCCCTTCCCCCCGGCGGGCTTCGAGTCGCTGAGCGGCTGGCGTCCCCGCGACGTGTTGGATCTGCTCCGCCGCTACCGCGATCGCGCCATCCTGGAGGGCCGCCTGCCCGAGCGCTTCCCCCTGGAGGACGCGGGTGCGAAGACGGAGGGCGGAGAAAAGACGGAGGGGCACCCGCCACAGCCCACGCCGGTCGCGGAGCTGGAACAGGCGTGGATCGACTTCCGCGCGACCTTCCAGGCGCAGGTCCCCACGGAGGACGAGGATCTCTCGATCCTGCTCGCCTGGAGCCTGAAGACGGCCAACGACGAGCTGGACAGCGCGGCGCGCGTCACCGTGCGGACGCGGGATGGCGCCTCCCTGGAACTCACCTCGGGACCCGAGGGCCAGCGGCTCCTCGTCGCGCTCTGCAACAAGTCCTCACGGGGTGGGCACCTGGGCCGGCAGATGGCCGAGGCGATCCAATCCGCCAAGGGACAGGTGCCCGTGCTGGTGCGGACCACCGAGTTTCCCTCGAGCACGGGCACCGTCGTGGCCGACCAGCTCCTGCGGCTGCAGAAGAAGGGAGGACGCCGGGTGGTGCTCGGAGATGGAGATCTGCGCGACCTGCTGGCACTGCGCGCCTTCCTCCAGAAGCCACACGACGCGAGCACCTTGCAGGCCTGGCGCCAGACGGAACGGCCCCTCACCCGGCTGAAGCTGCTGGGAGACATCCTGGGAATCGATCCCAACAGCAGCCCCCGTCAGGGCCAGCCGTCCTCCGGGTCGGGGCCCGCCTCCGGGCCACGTCCGAGCGAGGACGCCACGACTCCCGCACCGAAGTCCAAGGACGCGCCTTCGAAGACGAGTACGCCGGAGCCCCGGATGCCCACGGGTCCGTTGCGGCTGGGTAGCCAGGAGGGGCTCTTCGAGAGCATCATCACCCTGGATCCGCAGGCGCTCACCCGGCACAGCGCCTTCCTGGGGAGTACCGGCAGCGGCAAGACGACGGTGGCGCTCAACATCGCGGAGCAGCTGCTCGCGCGTGGCATCCCCGTCATCCTCGTGGACCGCAAGGGAGACCTGGCCGGGTACGCGCGCGAGGAGGCCTGGCGCGAGCCCCTGGCGGACCCGGCCCTCGAGGAGCGCCGCCGCCAGTTGCGCGAGCGCCTGGACGTGGCGCTCTACACCCCGGGCCGCTCGGATGGACGTCCGCTGGCCATTCCCGTGGTGCCCCGAGGCCTGGACACCCTGCCTCCCGAGGAGCGCGAGCAGGCCGTGCAGCAGGCGGCGGACGCCATCGCCGGCATGCTCGAGTACAAGAGCAGTCCACGGGACAAAGCCGCGCGAGCCCTGCTCGGCCAGGCGCTCCAGTTGCTCGTGCGCCGGCCTCTCGGTGGCCGGGACGTGACGCTCGAGATGCTCCAGCAGTTCGTCCACTCGGCGGATCCGGAGCTCGTGCGCGAGGCGGAGGGACTGGATCCCAAGTCCTTCACGAAGCTCACCCAGGATCTCACCATGCTGCGCCTCAACTCGCGCGTGCTGTTGTCCGCGAGCGGGGAACGGCTCGATCTGGAGGCGCTCCTCGGCCGGAGTGGCTCGGGCGGGACGGGACGGACGCGGCTGAGCGTCATCAGCACCAAGTTCCTGGGCGGCACCCCGAGCGTGCTCTTCTGGGTGTCCCAGTTCCTGCTGGAGACCCTGCGTTGGGCGAGCCAGCACCCCTCCTCCCAGTTGCAAGCGGTGCTGCTCTTCGACGAGGCGGACCTGTACCTGCCAGCGCAAAGCCAACCCGCGACGAAGCAACCCATGGAGAGCCTGCTCAAGCGCGCGCGCTCGGCGGGCGTGGGGGTGATGCTCGCGACCCAGAGTCCAGGGGACCTGGACTACAAGTGCCGCGAGAACGTGGGCACCTGGCTGGTGGGCCGCGTGAAGGAGGACACGGCGCTCAAGAAGCTCAAGCCGATGTTCTCCAATGGCCGGGGCGCGGATGGGACCCAGAAGCTCGCCGCTCAGGAGCAGGGACAGTTCCACCTCCAGGCCGAGGGGGCCACGCGCCAGCTCAAAGCGGATCGCAACCTCATCCTCACCCGGCAACTCTCCGAGGAGGAGATCCTCCAGCTCGCGCGCCTCACCCTGGAGCGGGTCGCCGGGTCACGCTCCACGTGA